One window of the Deinococcus radiotolerans genome contains the following:
- a CDS encoding single-stranded-DNA-specific exonuclease RecJ — MREWRVSPPLAQVLTGRHLTPALLDPPLTLTPNPALREAARRIVTAIRAGQRIRIHGDYDADGVSATATLVLGLRDLGADVHGFIPHRLNEGYGVHPDKVEEHAAACDLLVTVDCGVTNVEEVAALVARGVQVIVTDHHAPGDDFPDALVVHPHLTDGYDHDLHNLTGAGVAYHLLWAVHEELGLPEPRALTALATLGTVADVAPLIGENRALVRAGLDALKDTTLPGLRALLDSGRVKRPTARDVAFILAPRINAAGRLGEADVALDLLTTPSAHNASRLAEYLEIRNQERRKLQDDMFQHALTLADPGEPALVVTHPDWHAGVMGIVASKLVDAYHKPVFIVAQGKGSVRSTPGISAVEGLRYSHDLLKRYGGHPGAAGFAIDPANMDAFRDRIHAYARQFPTPAPRVRLDAPLPALAASLDLLHETHAFEPFGEGHALPLWHLREPLTETRLVGKKGNSLQFKVAGLRGIKFDETNDAAGERDLGAHLVSSEWRGQTRLEFQGQALRAPGTIDLDAPIPEQLTPRLNPKAAMEHLRAGASAYAEGPVAAYLRDNVPGLTLVTTADAHPGGELILYALPPEDTLRGWLHATRTRLAASLAFAFGPKTLAELEGSLSRHHLSAPPANPLLNPGTLEAAADAYRRWQWAHHWRTLSDDGWTASVHAMLGEPVQEWEAVSAD, encoded by the coding sequence ATGCGGGAGTGGCGTGTGTCCCCACCTCTGGCGCAGGTGCTCACGGGACGGCACCTCACGCCCGCGCTCCTCGACCCGCCGCTGACGCTGACGCCGAACCCGGCGCTGCGCGAGGCCGCCCGGCGCATCGTGACCGCCATCCGGGCCGGGCAGCGCATCCGCATCCACGGGGACTACGACGCGGACGGCGTGAGCGCCACCGCCACCCTGGTCCTTGGCCTGCGGGACCTAGGCGCGGATGTGCACGGCTTCATCCCCCACCGCCTGAACGAGGGGTACGGCGTTCACCCGGATAAGGTCGAGGAGCACGCGGCCGCGTGCGACCTGCTGGTCACCGTGGACTGCGGCGTGACGAACGTCGAGGAGGTCGCGGCCCTGGTCGCGCGGGGCGTGCAGGTCATCGTGACCGACCACCACGCCCCGGGCGACGACTTTCCCGACGCACTGGTCGTCCACCCGCACCTGACCGACGGCTACGACCACGACCTGCACAATCTGACCGGCGCGGGCGTCGCGTACCACCTCCTCTGGGCCGTTCATGAGGAACTTGGGCTGCCGGAACCGCGCGCCCTGACGGCCCTGGCCACCCTGGGCACCGTCGCGGACGTCGCGCCTCTCATCGGGGAGAACCGCGCTCTGGTCCGCGCCGGACTGGACGCGCTGAAGGACACGACCCTGCCCGGCCTGCGCGCCCTGCTTGACTCGGGCCGCGTGAAGCGACCCACCGCGCGGGACGTGGCGTTCATCCTCGCGCCGCGTATCAACGCCGCCGGTCGCCTCGGCGAGGCCGACGTGGCGCTGGACCTGCTGACCACGCCCAGCGCGCACAACGCCAGCCGCCTCGCGGAATACCTGGAGATCCGCAACCAGGAACGCCGCAAACTCCAGGACGACATGTTCCAGCACGCCCTCACCCTCGCCGATCCGGGCGAACCCGCGCTGGTCGTCACGCACCCCGACTGGCACGCGGGCGTCATGGGCATCGTCGCCAGCAAGCTCGTGGACGCGTACCACAAACCCGTGTTCATCGTCGCGCAGGGCAAGGGCTCGGTGCGGTCCACACCTGGCATCAGCGCCGTCGAAGGCCTGCGCTACAGCCACGACCTCCTGAAACGCTACGGCGGGCACCCCGGCGCCGCCGGATTCGCCATCGACCCCGCCAACATGGACGCCTTCCGAGACCGCATCCACGCCTACGCCCGGCAGTTCCCCACCCCCGCCCCGCGGGTGCGGCTGGACGCGCCGCTGCCCGCACTGGCCGCCAGCCTCGACCTGCTCCACGAAACCCACGCCTTCGAACCCTTCGGCGAGGGGCACGCCCTGCCGCTGTGGCACCTGCGCGAACCCCTCACTGAGACCCGACTGGTCGGCAAGAAAGGCAACAGCCTTCAGTTCAAGGTGGCGGGCCTGCGCGGCATCAAGTTCGACGAGACCAACGACGCGGCGGGCGAACGCGACCTGGGGGCGCACCTCGTCAGCAGCGAGTGGCGCGGCCAGACCCGACTGGAATTCCAGGGGCAGGCCCTGCGCGCACCCGGCACTATCGACCTCGACGCCCCTATCCCGGAACAGCTCACCCCGCGCCTGAACCCCAAAGCCGCCATGGAACACCTGCGCGCCGGAGCCAGCGCCTACGCCGAGGGTCCCGTCGCCGCGTACCTGCGCGACAACGTCCCAGGCCTCACCCTCGTCACCACTGCCGATGCGCACCCCGGCGGGGAACTCATCCTGTACGCCCTGCCACCCGAGGACACCCTGCGCGGCTGGCTGCACGCCACGCGGACGCGACTAGCGGCCAGCCTCGCCTTCGCGTTCGGTCCCAAGACCCTCGCGGAACTTGAAGGTAGCCTCAGCCGCCACCACCTCAGCGCCCCGCCCGCCAATCCCCTGCTGAACCCCGGCACCCTGGAGGCCGCCGCCGACGCCTACCGCCGCTGGCAGTGGGCCCACCACTGGCGCACCCTCAGCGACGACGGCTGGACCGCCAGCGTCCACGCCATGCTCGGCGAACCCGTGCAGGAATGGGAAGCAGTCAGCGCGGACTGA